A stretch of DNA from Nocardioides sp. Arc9.136:
GCCCGTCGCCGTCGCCGGTCGCGAGCAGCACGACGGCCGCGTGCAGCGCCACGAACGGCGTCGCGGGCTCCTCGAGCGCCGGGCGCCCGACGACCTCGACCACGGGGTCGAGGGTGGGTACGTCCGCGGCCCCGGGGGTGAGCGCCCAGCGGTGGAGCAGGGAGCCGGTGTCCACCAGTGCGCGACAACCCGGCGCCGGCGCCGGCTGCAGCTGGGTGAGGTAGCGCGTCCGCACGGCGTCGAGGTCGCCCAGCGAGAGCTCGTGCAGGGCCGCGTGCCACACGAAGTGGCTGCGACCGTCGTTGCCGCGGCCGTCGCCGGCGAGCCACTGGTCCATCCAGCCGAGCCCGCCGGCGTGGTCGCCGGTCTCGTAGTGGGCGTGCGCGCGGGCGTGGGCGGCGTGCCCGGCCGACGGCTCGAGCGCGAGCGCCCGACAGGACAGGTCCATCGCCTCGTCGTAGCGGTGCTGCTCCTGGCGGACGAAGGCGAGCAGACCGGTCGCCCACCAGTCCGCGCCGTACGCCGGGGCCGCCCGCTCGACGATGCGCCAGGCGTCCTGGGGGACCTCGCTCACGCCCGCGAAGGCGATCGTCGGGACCGCGGTGGCCAGCAGAAGCGCGTCGGTCGGCCACTGCTCGAGGTGCCGGACCAGCGGGGCGCTGTCACCGGCCACGTGCCTGGTCACGGCGTGCACGTGGCTGCGCTCGCGCTCGGTGGCCCGGGCCGCGTGCAGCCGGGCGTCGCGGACCCGTGCCGCGATGTCGACGTTGGCGCACTGCTCGTGGCCGAGGAGCGCCAGGGCGGCGTGGGCGAGCGCGAACGTCGGGTCGTGGGCGAGGGCCTCGGCGACGGCCGGGGCGGCGCCTGGCTGGAGGCGCAGCACCCGGCCGACGCCCCGGACGTAGGCGTCCGCGGCGCGGGGGGACGTGGTGAGCACGTGCCCGTGGGTGTCGCGAACCGGCATGAAAGCAGAGTAAGCCAGTGCAGTAACCATGCCTAGCGGCGACGCGCCGACCGCGGGCCTGTCGGTGCCGGAACGTAGGCTTGCCCGGTGCCTGCCGCTCCATCCCGACGCTCCGCCCGCGGGCCCCTGTCCTACCGTCCCGAGCCCGGCTCGATCCCCACCCAGCCGGGGGTCTACCGCTTCCGCGACGCCCGCGGGCGGGTGATCTACGTCGGCAAGGCGAAGAACCTGCGGGCCCGCCTGTCGTCGTACTTCCAGGACATCGGCAACCTCCACCAGCGCACCGCCACGATGGTCACCACCGCGGCCAGCGTGGAGTGGACGGTGGTCAACACCGAGGTCGAGGCGCTGCAGCTGGAGTACTCCTGGATCAAGGAGTACGACCCGCGGTTCAACGTCAAGTACCGCGACGACAAGTCCTACCCCTGGCTGGCCGTCACGGTCGGCGAGGAGTTCCCGCGGGTCATGGTCGGGCGCGGCGCGAAGCGCAAGGGGACCCGCTACTTCGGTCCCTACAGCCACGCGTGGGCGATCCGCGAGACCGTGGACGTGCTGCTCCGCGTGTTCCCGATGCGCTCGTGCAGCAACGGCGTCTTCAAGCGCTCCGCGCAGATCGGCCGGCCCTGCCTGCTGGGCTACATCGACAAGTGCTCGGCGCCCTGCGTCGGCAACGTCAGCGCCGAGGAGCACCGCGAGATCGTCGACGACTTCTGCGACTTCATGGGCGGCCAGACGCGGCCGTTCATGCGGCGCATCGAGAAGGAGATGTACGCCGCCTCCGACGCCATGGACTTCGAGAAGGCCGCCCGCCTGCGCGACGACCTCGGCGCGATGCAACGGGCGCTGGAGAAGCAGGCGGTCGTGCTCGGCGACGGGGCCGACGCGGACGTGATCGCCCTGGCCGAGGACCCGCTCGAGGTCGCCGTGCAGATCTTCTACGTCCGCGGGGGCCGGATCCGTGGTCAGCGCGGCTGGGTGGCCGACCGCGTCGACGAGGGGGACACCCCCGAGCTCGTCTCGGACTTCCTGCTCCAGCTGTACGCCGGCACCGACCCCGACCACGGCCAGGAGTCCGTCCCGCGGGAGATCCTGGTCCCGGCGCTCCCGCCGGACGTCGGGGTCTTCGAGGAGCTGCTCAGCGAGCTGCGCGGCAGCAAGGTGGCCATCCGCGTCCCGCAGCGCGGCGACAAGAAGACGCTGCAGGAGACCGTCGCCCGCAACGCCTCGCAGGCCCTCGCGCTGCACAAGACCAAGCGCGCGAGCGACCTGACCACCCGCAACCGGGCGCTGGAGGAGATCCAGGAGGCGCTCGAGCTGGAGGAGGTGCCGCTGCGGATCGAGTGCTACGACGTCTCCAACCTGCAGGGCACCGAGGTCGTGGCGTCGATGGTCGTCTTCGAGGACGGCCTGGCCCGCAAGGGGGAGTACCGCCGCTTCGTCATCCGCGGGGTGGAGGGGCAGAACGACGTCGCCTCGATGCACGAGGTGATCACCCGGCGGTTCCGCCGGCTGCTCGACGAGCAGGCGCGCTCGGAGCTCAAGCCGGGGGACGACACCACCGGCCCGATGCTCGTCGACCCCGAGACCGGCCGCCCGCGGAAGTTCGCCTACGCGCCGGGCCTGGTCGTCGTCGACGGCGGCCCGCCGCAGGTCGCGGCCGCCCAGAAGGCGCTCGACGAGCTCGGCATCGACGACATCCCCGTCTGCGGGCTGGCCAAGCGGCTGGAGGAGGTCTGGCTGCCCGGCCAGGAGGACCCGGTCATCCTCGCCCGCTCCTCCGAGGGCCTCTACCTGCTGCAGCGGATCCGCGACGAGGCGCACCGGTTCGCGATCAACCACCACCGCTCGCGCCGGTCCAAGTCCATGGTCGAGAGCGCCCTGGACGACGTCCCCGGCCTCGGCGAGGTGCGCCGCAAGACCCTGATGAAGCACTTCGGCTCGCTCAAGAAGCTGCGCGAGGCGACGGTCGAGGAGATCGCCACCGTGCCGGGCATCGGCACCCGGACCGCGACGTCGATCAAGGACGCCGTGGCCGCGTCGTCGCCCGCCGGACGGACCGGAGGCGGCAGGATGACGGTCAACACCGCGACCGGCGAGATCATCGAGGAGGACGGATGAGCGAGCAGACGCCCCCGGGCGAGCTGGTCGTCGTCACCGGCATGACCGGTGCCGGGCGGAGCACGGCGGCCAAGGAGCTGGAGGACCTCGGCTTCTACGTCGTCGACAACCTGCCGCCGAGCTTGCTGCGCGACGTGGTGCGGCTGGTCGACGAGAGCTCCGGCCCGGGCCAGCCGATCGCGGTCGTGGTCGACGTCCGCTCCGGCTCCTTCTTCCAGACCCTCCAGGCCAACCTCGCCCAGGGCGCGACCGGACGCCGCGCGACGCTGCTGTTCCTCGACGCCACCGACGAGGTGCTCGTCCGGCGCCAGGAGGCGGTGCGCCGCCCCCACCCGCTGCAGGGCACGGGGCGTCTGCTCGACGGGCTGCAGCGGGAGCGCAAGGTCCTGGCCGAGCTGCGCAGCGGCGCGGACCTGGTCATCGACACCAGCGCGCTGAACGTCCACCAGCTCACCCGGGCCATCGCGGCGGCCTTCGGCAAGGCCGACCAGGTCCGGCTCAACGTCAACGTCATCAGCTTCGGGTTCAAGTACGGCATCCCGGTCGACGCCGACTTCGTCGCGGACATGCGCTTCCTGCCCAACCCGCACTGGATCCCCGAGCTGCGGCCGGGCACCGGTCGCGACGCCGAGGTGTCGGACTACGTGATGACCCGGGAGGGGGCCGAGGAGTTCCTCGACGGCTACGTCCCGGTGCTCGCCGGGGTCGCCGAGGGCTACCTGCGCGAGGGCAAGCGCTTCATGCGGGTCGCCATCGGGTGCACCGGCGGCAAGCACCGCAGCGTCGCGATGACCGAGGAGATCACCCGCCGACTCTGCGAGCTGGGGTACGACGCGCGCCCGGTGCACCGGGACCTGGGGCGGGAGTGAGCACCCCGGCCGGCGTGCCCGTCGACGCCAGCAGCGCCTCCCGGGCGCAGGCGGTCGTCGCCCTCGGTGGCGGGCACGGGCTCCACGCGTCGCTGAGCGCCCTGCGCCGGCTCGTCGACGACCTGACCGTCGACGAGCTGACCGCGGTGGTGACCGTCGCGGACAACGGCGGATCCTCCGGCCGGCTCCGCGGCGAGTTCGGCGTGCTCCCTCCCGGCGACCTGCGGATGGCGCTGGCGGCGCTGTGCGGCGACGACCAGTGGGGCGACACCTGGGCGCGG
This window harbors:
- a CDS encoding pyridine nucleotide-disulfide oxidoreductase; translated protein: MPVRDTHGHVLTTSPRAADAYVRGVGRVLRLQPGAAPAVAEALAHDPTFALAHAALALLGHEQCANVDIAARVRDARLHAARATERERSHVHAVTRHVAGDSAPLVRHLEQWPTDALLLATAVPTIAFAGVSEVPQDAWRIVERAAPAYGADWWATGLLAFVRQEQHRYDEAMDLSCRALALEPSAGHAAHARAHAHYETGDHAGGLGWMDQWLAGDGRGNDGRSHFVWHAALHELSLGDLDAVRTRYLTQLQPAPAPGCRALVDTGSLLHRWALTPGAADVPTLDPVVEVVGRPALEEPATPFVALHAAVVLLATGDGDGLRRLEVRSSRHDHPTHREVVAPLAAALGLMHAGRCSAAADALAALESSLWRLGGSDAQREVVEETRIAALLRAGRYDEARALLDRRLDRRPAERDRRWRGAAAQASVI
- the rapZ gene encoding RNase adapter RapZ, with product MSEQTPPGELVVVTGMTGAGRSTAAKELEDLGFYVVDNLPPSLLRDVVRLVDESSGPGQPIAVVVDVRSGSFFQTLQANLAQGATGRRATLLFLDATDEVLVRRQEAVRRPHPLQGTGRLLDGLQRERKVLAELRSGADLVIDTSALNVHQLTRAIAAAFGKADQVRLNVNVISFGFKYGIPVDADFVADMRFLPNPHWIPELRPGTGRDAEVSDYVMTREGAEEFLDGYVPVLAGVAEGYLREGKRFMRVAIGCTGGKHRSVAMTEEITRRLCELGYDARPVHRDLGRE
- the uvrC gene encoding excinuclease ABC subunit UvrC — translated: MPAAPSRRSARGPLSYRPEPGSIPTQPGVYRFRDARGRVIYVGKAKNLRARLSSYFQDIGNLHQRTATMVTTAASVEWTVVNTEVEALQLEYSWIKEYDPRFNVKYRDDKSYPWLAVTVGEEFPRVMVGRGAKRKGTRYFGPYSHAWAIRETVDVLLRVFPMRSCSNGVFKRSAQIGRPCLLGYIDKCSAPCVGNVSAEEHREIVDDFCDFMGGQTRPFMRRIEKEMYAASDAMDFEKAARLRDDLGAMQRALEKQAVVLGDGADADVIALAEDPLEVAVQIFYVRGGRIRGQRGWVADRVDEGDTPELVSDFLLQLYAGTDPDHGQESVPREILVPALPPDVGVFEELLSELRGSKVAIRVPQRGDKKTLQETVARNASQALALHKTKRASDLTTRNRALEEIQEALELEEVPLRIECYDVSNLQGTEVVASMVVFEDGLARKGEYRRFVIRGVEGQNDVASMHEVITRRFRRLLDEQARSELKPGDDTTGPMLVDPETGRPRKFAYAPGLVVVDGGPPQVAAAQKALDELGIDDIPVCGLAKRLEEVWLPGQEDPVILARSSEGLYLLQRIRDEAHRFAINHHRSRRSKSMVESALDDVPGLGEVRRKTLMKHFGSLKKLREATVEEIATVPGIGTRTATSIKDAVAASSPAGRTGGGRMTVNTATGEIIEEDG